The following nucleotide sequence is from Cercospora beticola chromosome 2, complete sequence.
GACGAAGCAGATGCACTTGTGAAAGAGCACAGGAAGAGAAATGAGAGGACGAGTTTGAGCACTAATTGTAAAGACTTGTGACAGACCATGATGCAATTCGTCTCGCGGCCAGGAGTGAAAGTGGTCCACTTCGTCTTCACAAGTTCTCTCTCTGTGTTAACTCGAGAGGGCGGTGGGACAGCTCTGCTGCCGTAAGACCTCGGCGACGTTGCAGCGGAGAGAGTGGCAGCAGGATTCGGTGCAACCCGCAAAGGGCGTGCAGTGTCTGAATCCTTCAGCTTACATCTGAAGCAGCTGGATCTCGAGGGTGGATTTCGAAGGCGCTGCACGCTATTCTGGTTCTGGTTAATGCGAGTTGTTAAAGCTGAAGAGGATCTGCACAGCTTGGCCTCACGTTCATGCAGGGAGCATCGAAGCTCTCCGCAGCACTTGCCTACTCTATTTCGCAACGGCCCACGACTCTCCCTTTCTCACGACATCTCCCCGGCTCTCCATGTCCTCCAGCAACCACTTaacttcatcatcgccataTGTGAAAGTCGGCAGCACCATCTTCATGATACTCGTGATTCCCATCATACCGCCAATCTCCTTGGCGCCACCATTTCGTAGCATTTGCTCGATGAATGTCTGGAAAGTGGGCGCATTTTGCCGCAGCACAGCTTGCTCTGACATGATTGCTCCCACGTCCTCTTCAATGTCTAGTTGTGAAGGTTCCGCGATGCTTGGTACATCCATATCCAGATTGTCCAGGACAGCATACATACCCGCAGACTTCTCGTAGAGGATGCGTTTGTTCATCCAGTAGCTTACTGCGCTTTGAACGTAGTCTTCCGGCATTTCAAGAGCTTCGGCGAGACTCGCGACCGATAAGCCTTCGTCCTTATCATATATGATTGGCGGTACGTCAGAATTATTATGGCGCTCTTCGGCAAAAGCATCGACAACAGTGAGCTTCCAAACTTCCACATCCTCCACCTCTACACTTCGATCTGGGAAGTCGAGCGTAATGGTCGTGATGTCCAAAGCTGGTCTCCATTCCAGTCTCCTTTGTCCACTAGTGCGGGAGAAAGCCTGCTCGTACCGCTCTTTGTGCTGAGCAATTTGTTGTGGCACTTTGAAGTCGCCTTCGCGCAGTGGGGGCCAGAAGTGACTTGATAGCACCTTCGTTTCGAACACAGTCTTTCCGTTTTGTTGCTCTTTGCTTGCCATTTCCCTGGTGCGTTCTGCTGGTAGCCTTGTCCTCTTTGGATAGTACAAGTCGTCGCGTTTGTTGGCGACCATTTTTAGTGTCGCCTGGAATTGAGTGCTGTCAACACGATTCTTGAAATGCTCATATAATGAGGTCAAAGTGATTCCGTCATCCGGTATTGCACTTTGCAGCTCTTTGGGCGTTGGTGGGACAGAAGGTGGTATCTCTTGGTCGCCTGGATTGAGTCTTCGGTTCAAAATTGCGGACTCTTGCATGTCTTTCAGCATAACTTCGGCATGCTGCAGCATTCCTGGCTCCAGACGTGTTTTAAGCAACTCTACCACCGAGATCTCTTTGAAGTATCGACGGTCTTTGGTCTGAAGCAGATGCTGACCGAGAGCCGTAGAGAATGCTTTCACAAAATCTTCAGGCTCGAATAGACCGATGATGTAGGCCACAATATCATCGCTCTTGGACGATTTCCAGTTCGGGCCAGCATCGATCGGATCAGGCATCCAATTCTTCTGCAGCCAATGCAGGTCGTTTCCACCTCGGCCTGCCTCGTCGTAATTGCCATAGTCTTGAGTGTTGTTAACAGCTTCAGCAACTGCGAAACAAATCTTGTCGTGATCATGTTCGGACGGCTCGGTGTTGCGTGTGTCGATCAAGAAGCTAGCAGCAATCGTCGAGACTGTATCTTCTCGACTTCGTAGATAATTTCGGATCGGAATAGCGACCTTCTCCAACAGCACTCCACGAGGGTCCAGTAACCGGAATACATGGATAACATTGATGTACACGCCGAGAATTTCCGTAGTGCTTGCACCTGCGTGGAACAGGCGACGATGAATCTGCTCGGAAAAGCTTGCGCATAGATATGCCTTCTCACTCGCGCCATTAGCGTGAAGATACTCCTTGATGTCGAGTAGAGCGCCCTGGCTGGCGGGCCATGTGCTGACATAATCGAACAAAGCGCTCGTGCGTAACCGACCGAAGGTGTTAACAGCGGCGGACACGAATTGCTGAGTCGGCAGTCCCATGGTCTGCTTCCCAGCCAAAGTAGTCACTGCTTTCTCCAGGGCAGGCACCATGCGGTCATGGACCCATGTTCGCAGTCGCTGCACGCAACTCGTCTGCCCATGCCAATCCACTTGAAAGCAGCGACGCTCCACGGCAGGTCCTTGGAGCAGCCGGTGGACTGCATGTGCGAATGCTCGCTCACCTAAAGCACCACCAAGACCAGCGTCTTCCAGCTGGCTCAGAGCGTTGAGGTCGAGGTCCACGCTGCATGAGCAAACATCGTCATCAATGCATTGCTCAGACTGACCGGAAGTTTCGATACTGTTGGCCATGCACTGGAAAAGGTAGCTCGCCAAGGTCTTCTGCACGCGTTGTCGCGGCAGAGCGTGCAACATGAGAACGTGAAAGTCATGTCTGACTTGCTTGATGAACTGTGCGAGCAAAAGATTGAGTGCTTCATCGAGTGACTCGCCGACAGCAAAGTACACCTTGGATGCGTCTTGCAATACTGTCACAGTGTCAGAGAGGACCCGAGCAGCTTCGTTCACAGCGATTGGCTTCTCCCAGAATTGCAAATGCGGCAGGACAAAGTTGCGAAAGTGCGTCGAGATTTCGTAGCTGTACCATTGAGTCAGCTGCTTGCGAGTTGCACCTGCCGAAAGCAGGTAGTGCAGCGCATGTTCGGTCTGTCGACTCGGCCCACCGCGCGAGTCCCGCGGCTGTCCTTCTAGTCCATTCGGCAGTGTGAGGAAGCGCGTGGCGGTGCTCCATTGCCTGTTGAACAGCGCAGTCTGCGTTGCAGGGTCATCAGCCAGGTTGAAGCCTCCGAAGGCTGTTCCGGGAGAAGCGAGAGTTCCGATATTTGGCGTCGACTCCGGGGTAGCAGTGGTGTGCTGCTTGGGCGCAAACACGGCGTCGAAGAGAGCGTCATGGCGGCCTCGTGTCCCAGTCTGAGCCACGGCCGCAGCCATGTTGCATCGTGCGTCGTGGCGATGTCAAGTTTCCCAGTTAGCGTGTCGGACGTGATGTTTTGGATCGGATGCCTGATTGAGCATAGCCGCTGTTCCGCGCGTCATCACGTGCGCGGTGGAAGAGGGTCCGCAATGACGAAAGGCCGTGTGCTGCGAGAACACGAAGCCGGGTTTCTGCTGTCTGCTCGGCAAGTGAACAACGTATTCCTGTGCACGCTGCacctctgcctcttcttcccTTCCTGCAAGACTTCTCGTCAACCTGCACGATTTCTCGCCTATCTCACTCCCACCCGCAATCATGTCGAAACGCAATGGCGTCTCGCAAGAGGTCGAAAAAGAAGCCAAACAGGTCGCGTCGGAGCCAAGTATGTTGCCTCTTGCAGTAATCTTGCACTGCTGCGATATACGACAGCGCTGACTCCTCCAGGCAAGGACAAGCAAGAACGTCTGCTCAATGACCCAAACCCAGGTCACTTCAGTCTCATCCGCGCGTACCACCTCGCCGATCTCATCACTCTCATGAATGGCTTCTGCGGCGTCATGTCTGTGCTCTCCTCTCTTCGATACTGCATTGGCCGCCCCGAAGACACGGGTAATGCCTGGGCTGCGCTGGGTCTCATGCCTCTGggtctcttcttcgacttcttcgacggGAAAGTGGCGCGATGGAGGAAAAAGAGCAGTTTGATGGGTGCCGAGTTGGATTCGTTAGCCGATTTGGTAAGGCAGGATCATACATCGCCCAGATATGAGACAGCCAAGGTACAAGGGACTAACAGTATCGTGTCGCAGATCTCCTTCGGTGTCGCTCCAGCAGCCTGCGCCTTCTCTCTCGGAATTCGAACTCCCCTCGACCAACTCTTCCTGACCCTCTTCGTCCTGGGCGGTCTCGCTCGCCTCGCACGCTTCAACGTCACAACCGGCAACGTCCCAAAAGACGCCACGGGGAAAGCGAAATACTTCGAAGGTCTCCCCATCCCCACAAGTCTAAGCTTTGGCACCGGGCTCGTATCATTCTGGCTATACAAAGGTTGGGTACACGACCAGATCCCATACGGCACGATCGCTGCGGGCACAATCTTCGAGTTTCATCCCGTCGTGGCATTGTACCTGGCGCATGCTTGTTGTATGTTGTCCAAGACTCTGCATATTCCAAAGCCGTAAATGGCGTTCGAGGACGGCACTGAGCAGAGTGCGCTGATCTTTctacgatgatgatgaaatGCATGAGGCAATGAAGAGCGTGAAAAgtacagcagagcagagcagaacgaGGCAAAGCGAAGCGTGGCGTCAGGAATTCCTCAGGGCGAGGCAAGCGATTATTGCTCTTGAGTTGAAGATACCCAATTATGCATTCAACATGATTCAGATATGCTTTTTCATTCGGTGGATGCTTCACTTTCGTCGTATTTTGACCGCTCTTCGTATCACTCATAcaactcatcctcctcctcatccttcaCATCCACATCCTTCGCCGTTGTTGGAGCTTTCCTCTCCTGCTTCCGGTACAGCTCGGCTAAGAACTCATTTGTGCTCGCCTCTTCAATACTCTTATCCTCTCTCACCTTCAAAAACCTCGGAAATCTCAACGACAACCCCTTATTCTCATGCACTAAACCTATTGCAGACGTGTACGTAGGACTGATCGTCACATCCGCAAAGATCATTTCCCACACCTCCTGCGGTTCGAACCAGACATCGGGCGTTCCAACATAATCCACATAAGTCGGACGTGAAGAAAGTGTATTCTTCCCGATTTGGAccccatcttcatcttcaaagTCCGGATCGTACTTGGCGCGATTGGCTTTGTAGAATGCGTCGGTGAAGCCTGAAATGCATTTTGTCACGACCTCGAGGGAGCCTGTAGCAGGGTTGCGGCAGGCGAGGAGGATCGGTGACCACCAAGCATTCTTTCGCCCTTGCCCATGCCATGCCCCCACCGGGATGAGGTCTATGGTGTCGGTCGTCGTGTTGTAGTCCTTTTTGACTTTGAGCCATGAGTCGAGGCGCTTGTCGGGTTCATACGTGGCCAGCAGGGCTTTGCGCCTGGCACCCGTTTTCTTCTCTTCGTTAGTGGCATCAGCGGACGCTTGAGCAGCTTGTTCAGCTGCGTACTTGGCCGCGCCGCTCTGGAGCGGATCTACGACCTTCTTCGTTCTTTTCGGGCCGCCTTTCCTCGTCTTAGGTTTGGAAGGGGTCGTAGGCGCTGATGGAACAGCCTCTGCACCTTCGGGATCGATATCCATTTCGGCTAGTAGGTCTGGGTTAATTGCATTGTCAAGCACCTTGACCATGATGCCTTCGCATTTTATGTCTGTTGCTTGCTTGAAGAAGTTGCTCACGGCTTCAACCTCGCTCGATGTGGCATCAAGGCTTTTGACCCAAGTGAAATGGTTTGGGATCTCGACGAACAAGCTGCGAAGcaggcttcttctctcaCGGAATGGCCGATTGAGTAACTCCTCGCCATTCAGATACATGAGATCGAAGGCAAAGAGGCAGACATCAACAGTCACCGACTGAACGACGACGTCTTTGCGTGCTCGATTGGCCAGAATTTGAAAGGGCTTGAGATCACCAGTCTCACGATCGACCGcaacgacttctccttcaagaATAAAACTGCTGACGCTTTCACCTCGAATCTTGGGCACCAGTCCGACAAGATCGGGATACTTCTCAGTCATGACTTCCAGATGTCGCGAGAAGATTGAAACTTTGCCATCGGCATCGCAGTGAACCTGTGCTCGCTGACCGTCGTACTTGAACTCACATGCGAAGTCGCGACCCTGGAGCTTTGTGAGCATTTCGCCTAGATCCCGTGTAATGCTCCCCAACATGGGTCGCAAAGGAATGTGCATTGCGAGGCCACATCGGAGTAACAACTCCTCATCAACGCCAATCTCCAGCATGGTTGGCACGAGATCGTTGTAATTCGGCCTGCGGGCAAAGCATGCTTTCACGAGTTCTTCTGGGCCCTGAAAGATCGCTGCAAGATCCTGTTTGCTGAGTTTTCCCAAATCGTCGCGTGACTTGGTGTCGAATTCAGCTCCTGGTGGTTTGGAAAGAAGGAAGGCTCTTGACAGCGCGATGAGCATAGTCGTTTTCACGGCACCGATACGCAGATGCTGTACCAGTGTCCGCACCACATATCTGCTCTCTTCTGCACCTCGTGCGTCTTGCACCAGCCGCTCTACAAAGCTTTGCTTCACGACTTGGCTACCCTGTCCCTTTGCCGCGGCAATTTTGTGAAGGCTGTCGTATACACCTTGGATGGTAAGTGGCTTCGGCTTGCGCAGCGTGAaactctgcttcttcttggcctcaTATGCAACGTCTCCAGCATCACCATGCTTGTTGTACAAAGTCTTCAGAGCTGCGTTGTCCAGCCCGCAGACCTTCTTCAGCGCCTTTGAGATGGCAGACCCTCCGAGGCCAAGTTCGATGTCGATATATGGTGGCGAGATCGAGTTCGTTGCAAGCCAGACCGCAGGGAGAAGCGAATCGGGATCACCTTCGATCAGCGTTCGAAGCATGTTGACAAGCGTGTCTACAGTCTTGATGCGTGACGTTGTGCTTCCGACCAGCACGAAACAGTGCGTGAGTAACGCATATGTGGAACGGCCTCCTTCCGAAGCCCATTGTTTCCTGAGTTCTGGAAGATACTTCTGAGGATCAAACGTAAATGGCGACTCGTCGAATGGTACATCGTGCGATATGGTATCCTCCTCTGCTGTAGCGGATTGCAGACTGAGCGTGTTCTTCTTTCCCATGGCCGCAAATGCATTACTCGTATTCCCCGGCTTATCCTCCTGCTTCACCTCAACCGTCGCTACAGCTTGCTCGCCATGTGTCTGATTGTTCGTAACAGCATCCTCGTGCTGGAAAACCGTGTCTTTATTAGAGGGCTGATTCTGTCCAtcacgctgctgctctcgctgtCGCTCCTCGGCATCCCACTCAGCCTGCAGCTTTCTTGCCAATTGTTCATCGGTCAATTCTGCCTCCTCCACTTGCACATCGCCATTGTTCATGTGTGGTGATGCATCATGTCCCGGCTCTTCCTTGACTTCCTCCTGCTTCTGTCGCTgcttgccgaagaagaagtcgaggctTTTCACTGGCTGGGCTGGTGACTGATGATTGTTGGTCTTGCGCCGCTTATTCGGCGTGCTCATGGTGGCAACTACATGTTGTTGTGCGGGAGACTGAGAGCTCGCATGCGCGACACGCGAACGCGACTTTGGGATTTGGAGATGTCGTCATTGTGGTCGAGCTGTTCTCAGGCACAGCACGTGGACGGGGGCCGAAACCTTAGTGGTTGCCACTACGAATTTCGATTAAAACAAACACCTCTTATAGCactctactacctctattaCGCCCTATAGCACTCGCAATACACTTATAGCATGCctcgctatactattaattatagttaatagtataactttattaaggaatatatagaagtagatatacTCTAAGTTATAATCGTTTCTAAGCTTACTACCGAGAGTATTACGATATTAATACGTAcccttagctatactatattaagctAGAACGTTctttatactacttaaaGGCCTAATTAGTATTTTaataataaatagaagctataactatatattatctagctatataactttatatatactactaatactaatatagtagagattcttaaactagaaggattcGTAATCggtacttattactatagtataatatataaagagataggtttatagaagtataaatatagtactagcctacgaagtcctattatatatctctatatagttataagtagaaatagatagcttcggctatactagtaaagtatagagcggctagatacttatagaagtaggaagaaagcgataaaaaaaaagtctagaaatctatagaaatatatactagacgaactctaacgaatactataaactagagctagcgtagctagaactaatataagacctagtactaagagactagactagaatctctagatagtaaattctatcctagacttagaagctagaatagtaacctagtactaaaataagctaaaaagaagaaaggaatatattataattaaagctttaaagtaaagtaggaagagtagagagaagtataggataaagtagctaaaactataaaggaaaacattctagtctaggtagaaggtaggataataagctaaataagaggcctagaaaccttTTAGAAAATActttagaaagaaagaagaatatacttctatatactagtatatatctctagtactactaggtttaactacttattctaagagattagaaactctatctatagagtctatttacttactaggtcctatagtagaattatataataactagtagaactatagaaatagaaatatttatctaaagtctagcttTTCTAGatatcttataactaactctaaaggtagagtatctaataaaagtaactcttattctatatttaaggctatctataatagaagagctagtttagaatactactacttaatataatttctataaatataggttatataacttagatactaagtaaagtagaaagtttagagtagaagtataatattagagagagcttctactatagactagtaagaaagagttagatataagattaatatagatactagtatagagataaagactatatatataggctagagtctctaagctagtagataaaaGAATCGGACTTCTAagtaagtaataatataagaaataactaaggagaactactataaaggatctaaactattaaaataatataaattattctaaggagaactaggaactatagaagtagtaggctatatagagcttactataaaatataaaaatataagaaggtttttctactagagtactagtacgagagcttttctacctataaaaaatatagagcgtactacttactctagttaaaagaggtagactagtatataagaattatctatctaatatagtactaaataaaaagaaaaagaaaaaagGATTATTagattattattagtagaactatagaggtCTATAGTAGAGTCGTTTAGTAGgcagaatctatatatatataaagataaagtataatattatcggatagtttataatatctatactactactatagcgctaagtatactactaataattctagtaactatatatacgctactatatacgatCTTAACCTAGAGAGCttttataagtatactaaacgTATTcgtaaatactatagagccGTTATTATACCtagactattatatataatcttaatagacgtatactataaattttagtattattagaaagtatagtctagttagatattctaagaaatactttagggattagaattaggtaatatagattatataatactaggttatataacctagctaatacctatcttaggagtaagatataacctataactaactaatataattaactcggttagttcctacttattatctctacttctactatattatatctatctaacgagtacctacgagaatataatttaataggttataagcctaggtttatagagaggctctaagtagtaagagttagccttcttatccttaaagtaatacgtattacctcttataggacctatagtattaactagatagagaagtaggaaaagagtataagagagactagaagtatatcctatctatactactttaaagctttagaagattctagttataagctagaagtctctaaagagtaggtaaaatagagaaaagcttagtaagatatactctactttaaaagagaagtatactaaaagagtataaaaaggaaagaattagctttagactatagtatctaagtagataagactaggcctaagtactaagtactactaatactttagaactagctagtagtactcttctaaaaaagtagatcttttagaagttctctacctaagaacctaactaacttctataagagagaagagttcttagataccttagctaagagagaagagttttagtaactagagaagatagaaatctagaagctactaattagattaaaagagcttatatttctagagtttagatttatttatttaattttataaaaatagatttaataagtaaattaaatagaaggagaatactaatcctaataagagagaactagaaactatagtttaagctatagaagaatatacttagaaaaaaagaaatcttctagataatcttagacttaaaaggattattagtatctactctagctaaagctaaagtatctaaggctttattaagtaaagggaaaggtactatatttttagagtttagcctaaaatagtagaaggataatataaaagcaatctatattctaatagaaagtctttatatagataactaagataaggtaataaataagataagagtatataatatctagataaagctatataggaaatatagtaaagtctaataggtatatataatagctattatctaagaatttataacttttaaaatagaactagagaatataattaggaaattatagatctactttagtaatcttagaagaaggattatagagattaactagagagagttatactataagactcctaatataagaattaagtatctactctttatactcctagctaagtataagagtataaagtagactatttaagcttagaagaacttagactctaaagaaatcctctaacttcttaaagtagaggagttaatatagtatagatactagttataagaaatagtaatatttactaaaagaagagaaatctaaagtataaagctaaaatactacctctataagaagaagtattttagagatattactaagtatctatactttaataaagctaagagaactattaatttaaaataggctagtagagtagagaagagaagaatactatctagagagagtatatttaggaggagatctttactaaataaagaagtattaaaagaaatagtaaagaaacttaacttaaaagtctaatctcttaaaaagagataaactttaagaaagttttctaagaaagtatatactatctaagaagatatagaaccttcttattacgacctcgcctacgatatagtagtaaatagtCTTAACGGCacgtaacgctatatatatatcgtagtatagcACGTTCTACGATacgcgtttcttatatttagtcgcgcgttctctcgcgctctccttagatatcttatcttacgacttctattctactacgatattatatactattatacttcgtaaGACTAATCTATACGACTAGGTTTATACGgtttatagtttatagtaagtcgcTACGATAAAGCGCGATATCgacaattatatagtatatagtataaatatagtaggtcgCTATATTAAGCGCGACTCTCtttttttatatatatagtttatagtctactcgttatcttaataatagcgaagccgagtagtattagtagtaagaatagctactactactccttcCGCGTATCGCTTTTAAACGACTACGTcgagttataattatagacctAGAGCCGCGacctagatagtaagttcgctTAACGATAGAAggctattaaagaataacttactactatcgaagaagctaccgaacctaaagaagaacctattaaccttctcgagttctaaCTCGCTCTTACCGAATAAGACGAGATTACCttctaagataatactagtaaggaagtctatatctctactaactagctatagaatctaagcgcttttaagctctataactaagtccgagctaccctagaaggtatatatactattattcgttACCTTtacttcgattactatatagctctttagtaaCTCGAAGgcctttaagctatatataaccttaattaagagaagtactacgcCCTCTCTCGTTAAGCCGACCGCCTCGAAGCCGAGAATACCTAGCTTAGCGATAACctcgaagagtctaggaagcgACTCGAAGATATAATAGGCCTCTCGTCCGacgatactactaagaaggtcGTTAAAgaccttataactaatatTACCGAatttaaggagatagctaaatattactataactatagtaaggaCCTCGAAGCTAATATCGAGGAGCTTAaagtacgtattatatagcttaaggagtaagagttagtagaaagctaggatatagatcttatattatctatattaagaaaggataatactactctaataaagaagaAGACTGCTTTAAGTAAGGCTaataagaagctatagaagaagatcgacgagagctATAGTTGCGACTCCGATCGTAATACGCGTCCGCGctattattctctatctctatagtcgcgccgctagtatagtaatctagGTCCTAATAACTCCGACTCCGATTCTAATTCGAGTCGTAGCTCTAGCCGACTACCTAACcgctcttataatagcggctatagtaatagccgtcgtagtaatagccgCGACCTACCTTATAGCtacgactataatagtactcgcAAGATACTTCGCTTTAAGATACTAGGCGCAGACTCGGCCGTAacgatactattatagatcgaCTCCCTTCTTAGGATCGGTATTTAGATAGCTCGTAGTATCCGTTACCTAgagaagtttagtatagatagtaagcctctattcgataagtagctccttaatatagactacttcctagtaaatactattttCTAATTAGCCGATCGGGCTATAACTTAGCtccttac
It contains:
- a CDS encoding uncharacterized protein (BUSCO:EOG09260FKU), whose product is MAAAVAQTGTRGRHDALFDAVFAPKQHTTATPESTPNIGTLASPGTAFGGFNLADDPATQTALFNRQWSTATRFLTLPNGLEGQPRDSRGGPSRQTEHALHYLLSAGATRKQLTQWYSYEISTHFRNFVLPHLQFWEKPIAVNEAARVLSDTVTVLQDASKVYFAVGESLDEALNLLLAQFIKQVRHDFHVLMLHALPRQRVQKTLASYLFQCMANSIETSGQSEQCIDDDVCSCSVDLDLNALSQLEDAGLGGALGERAFAHAVHRLLQGPAVERRCFQVDWHGQTSCVQRLRTWVHDRMVPALEKAVTTLAGKQTMGLPTQQFVSAAVNTFGRLRTSALFDYVSTWPASQGALLDIKEYLHANGASEKAYLCASFSEQIHRRLFHAGASTTEILGVYINVIHVFRLLDPRGVLLEKVAIPIRNYLRSREDTVSTIAASFLIDTRNTEPSEHDHDKICFAVAEAVNNTQDYGNYDEAGRGGNDLHWLQKNWMPDPIDAGPNWKSSKSDDIVAYIIGLFEPEDFVKAFSTALGQHLLQTKDRRYFKEISVVELLKTRLEPGMLQHAEVMLKDMQESAILNRRLNPGDQEIPPSVPPTPKELQSAIPDDGITLTSLYEHFKNRVDSTQFQATLKMVANKRDDLYYPKRTRLPAERTREMASKEQQNGKTVFETKVLSSHFWPPLREGDFKVPQQIAQHKERYEQAFSRTSGQRRLEWRPALDITTITLDFPDRSVEVEDVEVWKLTVVDAFAEERHNNSDVPPIIYDKDEGLSVASLAEALEMPEDYVQSAVSYWMNKRILYEKSAGMYAVLDNLDMDVPSIAEPSQLDIEEDVGAIMSEQAVLRQNAPTFQTFIEQMLRNGGAKEIGGMMGITSIMKMVLPTFTYGDDEVKWLLEDMESRGDVVRKGESWAVAK
- a CDS encoding uncharacterized protein (BUSCO:EOG09263MR4) produces the protein MSKRNGVSQEVEKEAKQVASEPSKDKQERLLNDPNPGHFSLIRAYHLADLITLMNGFCGVMSVLSSLRYCIGRPEDTGNAWAALGLMPLGLFFDFFDGKVARWRKKSSLMGAELDSLADLISFGVAPAACAFSLGIRTPLDQLFLTLFVLGGLARLARFNVTTGNVPKDATGKAKYFEGLPIPTSLSFGTGLVSFWLYKGWVHDQIPYGTIAAGTIFEFHPVVALYLAHACCMLSKTLHIPKP